One genomic region from Myxocyprinus asiaticus isolate MX2 ecotype Aquarium Trade chromosome 27, UBuf_Myxa_2, whole genome shotgun sequence encodes:
- the LOC127418045 gene encoding DNA damage-inducible transcript 4-like protein: protein MVYTQALVFGNGMSVRCEQENLVEGLRFLQYFKSDKEKLKPCGRLMKAQSSSSLGSECSLEEEEGEDVCLQLDLSKLIEKCLFDAKRASLRCQELRLPRRMTTRVAGDILRASVDEPCGIRGALIHMFMENKGTLLKLGMVTPDQSVTPTFELSVILQSDLNGWPPLKNLFGGGKVLSIKREYRLIKRKLYSSATPTVLEFY from the exons ATGGTCTACACTCAAGCGCTGGTGTTCGGTAACGGGATGTCCGTCAGGTGCGAGCAGGAAAACCTAGTGGAGGGTTTGAGGTTTCTCCAATACTTCAAATCAGACAAAGAGAAACTGAAGCCCTGCGGCAGACTCATGAAAGCACAAAGTTCATCAA GTCTGGGATCTGAGTGCAGTTTGGAAGAGGAAGAAGGTGAAGATGTGTGTCTTCAGCTTGATCTCTCCAAACTCATTGAGAAGTGTCTCTTTGATGCCAAAAGGGCGAGTTTGCGCTGCCAGGAGCTGCGTCTGCCCAGACGCATGACCACGCGTGTGGCTGGAGACATCCTGCGCGCATCCGTGGACGAGCCATGCGGGATACGCGGCGCCTTGATCCACATGTTCATGGAAAACAAGGGCACACTACTGAAGCTGGGCATGGTGACACCCGATCAGAGTGTCACACCCACCTTTGAGCTGTCGGTCATCTTACAGTCTGACTTGAACGGATGGCCACCGCTAAAGAACCTCTTTGGAGGTGGTAAAGTCTTAAGCATCAAACGGGAATACCGGCTGATCAAGCGGAAGCTCTACTCATCGGCCACTCCTACTGTACTTGAATTTTATTAA